Proteins from one Paenibacillus amylolyticus genomic window:
- the sdaAB gene encoding L-serine ammonia-lyase, iron-sulfur-dependent subunit beta, with the protein MRFKDVFSIIGPAMVGPSSSHTAGAARIGRTARHLFGECPSHAEILMFGSFAATYKGHGTDTAIVGGLLDMNTDDPGLPDAFAHALTAGMETNIRPGTGLYPHPNTVEIELSNAAGNRTLNMVGTSIGGGNIEIVRINGYHLKLTAVYPTLIIRHRDEPGVIAVVTRLLVDHHINIGHMSVDRKNRRGEAMMVLECDGKMHPAVIRQIEALSEVHDVTLLCL; encoded by the coding sequence GTGAGGTTCAAAGACGTATTTTCGATAATCGGTCCAGCCATGGTTGGACCTTCGAGCTCCCACACTGCCGGGGCAGCACGGATTGGACGCACAGCCAGACATCTGTTCGGAGAGTGCCCCTCCCATGCGGAGATCCTCATGTTTGGTTCTTTTGCGGCAACGTACAAAGGACATGGTACCGATACCGCCATTGTGGGCGGTCTGCTGGACATGAACACGGATGATCCCGGACTGCCTGATGCGTTTGCCCATGCACTCACCGCCGGTATGGAAACAAATATCCGTCCAGGGACAGGTCTATACCCTCATCCGAATACGGTTGAGATTGAATTATCCAACGCTGCGGGAAATCGCACATTAAATATGGTAGGAACATCGATCGGCGGAGGGAATATTGAGATCGTCCGAATCAACGGCTACCACCTGAAGTTGACGGCGGTATATCCTACACTCATCATCCGTCACAGGGATGAACCTGGTGTGATTGCTGTCGTCACTCGGTTGCTTGTGGATCATCACATTAATATTGGGCATATGTCCGTGGATCGAAAGAACCGGCGCGGTGAAGCCATGATGGTACTGGAATGTGATGGCAAGATGCATCCTGCCGTGATTCGCCAGATTGAGGCGCTTTCGGAAGTCCATGATGTCACTTTACTCTGTCTATAA
- a CDS encoding AraC family transcriptional regulator — MVHTVSYAFRNDDTSIMTLDSIGWQIVSSEEYRCPSDDRPDPGHVVFQYTLNGQGYLDIENQTIPLPKGHALLVKIYGEHCYYYKQENNEPWEFIWINIRGDEANRIWDMIHDNEGHVIRRNADSPLIQELWQIIHLIHQDKVTDKYRLSMQVYRWLLILVQTSRDAEKDIGALSITTIEKCKKFIRENYASPLTLDLLASHCDINKHYLCRLFQKSEKTSPLAYLKDRRIEVAVRLLRTTELPISQIGQQCGFESPSYFGKVFRQYMSMSPKEYRLNKLEFPYEAIYYE, encoded by the coding sequence ATGGTACATACGGTCTCTTACGCTTTTCGTAATGACGATACATCAATCATGACACTGGACTCTATTGGATGGCAGATCGTTTCAAGCGAGGAATATCGTTGTCCCAGTGATGATAGACCGGACCCAGGGCACGTTGTTTTTCAATATACGCTTAATGGTCAAGGGTATCTGGATATTGAAAATCAGACGATTCCTTTACCCAAAGGACATGCCCTACTTGTTAAAATCTACGGAGAACATTGCTATTACTACAAACAAGAGAACAACGAACCATGGGAATTCATATGGATTAACATTCGCGGGGATGAAGCCAATCGAATCTGGGATATGATTCATGATAATGAGGGACATGTCATTCGACGGAACGCGGATTCTCCCTTGATTCAAGAGTTATGGCAGATCATTCATTTGATTCATCAAGATAAAGTCACGGACAAGTATCGCTTGTCCATGCAAGTCTATCGGTGGCTGCTTATCCTGGTGCAGACGAGTCGGGATGCGGAGAAGGATATCGGTGCCCTTTCCATAACAACAATTGAGAAATGTAAAAAGTTCATTCGAGAGAACTATGCTTCTCCGTTAACGCTGGATCTGCTGGCCAGCCATTGCGATATCAATAAACACTACTTGTGCAGGTTATTTCAGAAATCGGAGAAAACATCACCGTTAGCCTATCTCAAAGACAGACGGATCGAGGTTGCCGTTCGACTGCTGCGTACAACGGAACTTCCGATCTCACAAATTGGTCAGCAATGCGGCTTTGAAAGTCCCAGCTACTTTGGCAAAGTGTTCCGGCAATATATGTCCATGTCGCCCAAAGAATATCGCTTGAATAAGCTGGAATTCCCTTATGAGGCCATCTACTATGAATAG
- a CDS encoding M20 family metallopeptidase — protein MTTTIDLTQYISEAIEGKRDMFTNASDQIWGYAETRFDEFQSAELLMGMLESEGFTIEKGVAGLETGFIASYGSGHPVIALLGEYDALADLSQEAGINTYQPVQPRGNGHGCGHNLLGIGAMAAAVAVKDYLQEHPEIPGTVRFYGCPAEESGYGKTYLAREGYFKDVDAALSWHPHSMNAVMHGSSNAVIHGTFTFKGISAHAAAAPHLGRSALDAVELMNIGSNYMREHMIDQARIHYAITNSGGLAPNVVQAEAEVTYLVRAPKSAQVRSLFERLVKVAEGAALMTETTMDFKHEGACANLIPNSTLEKIMHQHLVAFGAPDYEEDEYSYAKEIYDTLPLQNQQEAGALVGPELAPLLAERPLPNFIAPYSDEKETFMGGSTDVADVSWNVPTAQCITTTMAFGTPLHAWQTVAQGKSSFAHKGMLLAAKAMAATAMESILHPEIIKEAKQELLDRLGGEAYDCLVPADVQPPKRGE, from the coding sequence ATGACTACTACTATAGATTTGACCCAATATATCTCGGAAGCCATTGAAGGAAAGCGCGATATGTTCACGAATGCCAGTGACCAAATCTGGGGCTATGCAGAGACTCGTTTCGATGAATTCCAATCAGCAGAACTGCTCATGGGGATGCTGGAATCCGAAGGCTTCACAATTGAAAAAGGTGTGGCAGGATTGGAAACTGGATTTATTGCTTCGTATGGTTCGGGCCATCCCGTCATTGCTCTCTTGGGCGAATACGATGCGCTGGCTGATCTCAGCCAGGAAGCCGGAATCAACACATATCAACCTGTTCAACCGCGGGGAAACGGTCATGGATGCGGACACAATCTGCTCGGCATCGGTGCAATGGCTGCAGCAGTGGCGGTCAAAGACTATCTCCAGGAACATCCGGAGATCCCGGGTACGGTGCGCTTTTATGGATGTCCCGCGGAGGAAAGTGGATATGGTAAAACCTATCTGGCTCGTGAAGGTTATTTTAAAGATGTAGATGCTGCCCTCTCCTGGCACCCTCATTCTATGAATGCCGTGATGCATGGAAGCTCCAATGCAGTCATTCACGGTACATTTACCTTCAAAGGTATTAGTGCTCATGCTGCTGCCGCTCCTCACCTGGGACGCAGTGCTCTCGATGCAGTTGAGCTGATGAATATCGGTTCGAATTATATGCGGGAACACATGATTGATCAGGCCAGAATTCATTATGCGATCACGAACTCCGGCGGCTTGGCTCCCAATGTAGTGCAAGCAGAAGCCGAGGTCACGTATCTCGTTCGAGCTCCCAAGAGTGCACAGGTACGGAGTCTGTTTGAACGTCTGGTGAAAGTGGCAGAAGGCGCTGCCTTGATGACCGAAACAACGATGGACTTTAAACATGAAGGCGCCTGCGCCAACCTGATTCCGAACAGTACGCTTGAGAAAATCATGCATCAGCATCTCGTTGCCTTCGGCGCTCCTGATTACGAAGAAGATGAATACAGCTATGCCAAAGAGATCTATGACACGTTGCCGCTCCAAAATCAGCAGGAAGCTGGCGCGTTAGTTGGCCCTGAGCTTGCTCCTCTTCTGGCCGAGCGGCCGCTGCCGAACTTCATTGCCCCTTATTCGGATGAGAAGGAAACGTTCATGGGTGGTTCAACCGACGTAGCCGATGTCAGCTGGAATGTGCCGACGGCGCAGTGTATTACAACCACGATGGCATTTGGTACGCCGCTTCATGCATGGCAGACCGTTGCTCAGGGCAAGAGCAGCTTTGCTCACAAGGGCATGCTGCTTGCAGCCAAAGCAATGGCGGCTACGGCCATGGAATCCATTTTACATCCAGAGATCATCAAGGAAGCAAAACAGGAATTGCTGGACAGACTGGGCGGAGAAGCCTACGACTGTCTTGTTCCGGCAGATGTCCAGCCTCCGAAGCGGGGAGAATAA
- a CDS encoding glycoside hydrolase family 43 protein produces MNKIKNMITNPILAGFHPDPSICRAGEDYYIATSTFEWFPGVRIHHSRDLVHWQPIASPLTRITQLNMAGNINSGGVWAPCLSYDNGVFYLIYTDVKSRVGAFKDTHNYLVIATDIEGPWSEPVYLNSSGFDPSLFHDEDGRKWLVNMIWDHRKGLNRFAGIVLQEYSVQEQKLIGPASNIFKGTELGLTEAPHLYKHKDYYYLITAEGGTGYEHAVTIARSRTLQGPYEVDPANPILTSYGRPDLALQKAGHGSLVETHTGEWYMAHLVGRPVHQKFCILGRETALQQCIWSEEGWLRLASGDRYPEVQVPAPMIPPHPFEPIVEMDHFDHFELRQDWNTLRIPPDSTWLSLTERPGYVRLHGMESMSSTHRQSMIARRLQAMNCEAETCLEFAPDHPQQMAGLILYYDTKDYLYLRVTHHEEKGLCLGIIQSKYGVYDELLEDISLESVNTLRLKVVVDHDRARFYYSLNRDSSWNPAGEWVDITHLSDESPEYIRFTGTYIGLCVQDLAGTRKHADFDYFMYKET; encoded by the coding sequence ATGAATAAGATTAAGAATATGATCACCAATCCCATCCTTGCCGGTTTCCATCCCGATCCGTCCATATGCCGAGCGGGGGAGGATTATTATATTGCTACGTCCACCTTTGAATGGTTCCCTGGTGTACGGATTCATCATTCCCGGGATCTGGTTCATTGGCAGCCCATCGCTTCTCCACTGACTCGTATAACGCAGTTGAACATGGCGGGCAACATTAATTCCGGAGGTGTATGGGCACCCTGTCTTAGCTACGACAACGGCGTGTTTTACCTGATCTACACCGATGTCAAAAGTCGGGTAGGCGCTTTTAAAGATACCCACAATTACCTTGTGATCGCAACGGATATCGAAGGCCCTTGGTCGGAGCCCGTGTATCTGAACAGCAGCGGTTTTGATCCTTCCCTGTTTCATGATGAGGACGGGCGCAAATGGCTGGTCAATATGATCTGGGATCACCGGAAGGGCCTCAACCGGTTTGCAGGAATCGTTCTTCAGGAATATTCCGTCCAGGAACAAAAGCTGATCGGGCCTGCCTCTAACATATTCAAGGGAACAGAATTAGGACTGACCGAAGCGCCGCATCTGTATAAACACAAAGATTATTATTATCTCATTACGGCTGAAGGGGGAACGGGGTATGAGCATGCGGTTACAATAGCACGTTCCCGTACCTTACAAGGACCTTACGAGGTCGATCCTGCCAATCCGATCCTTACTTCATACGGCAGGCCAGATTTAGCTCTGCAGAAGGCAGGCCATGGAAGTCTCGTCGAAACGCATACTGGCGAATGGTACATGGCGCATCTGGTCGGACGCCCGGTTCATCAAAAGTTTTGCATTCTTGGACGTGAGACCGCGCTTCAGCAGTGTATTTGGAGTGAAGAGGGCTGGCTGAGATTGGCAAGCGGTGACCGCTACCCGGAGGTTCAGGTGCCTGCACCGATGATCCCGCCACATCCGTTTGAGCCGATTGTTGAAATGGATCATTTCGATCACTTCGAGCTTCGGCAGGATTGGAATACACTTCGTATTCCACCTGATTCGACTTGGCTCAGCTTGACGGAACGTCCCGGATACGTGCGCTTGCACGGCATGGAGTCAATGAGTTCAACCCACAGGCAAAGCATGATCGCACGCAGGCTTCAGGCCATGAATTGTGAAGCCGAGACATGTCTGGAATTCGCGCCAGACCATCCACAGCAGATGGCTGGATTGATTTTGTACTACGATACCAAAGACTATCTCTATCTGCGGGTAACTCATCATGAAGAGAAAGGGCTGTGCCTGGGAATTATTCAGTCCAAATACGGGGTATACGACGAACTGCTGGAGGATATTTCGCTAGAGTCGGTAAATACGCTTCGCTTAAAGGTTGTGGTGGATCATGATCGCGCCCGTTTCTACTATTCGTTAAATAGGGATTCATCCTGGAATCCTGCAGGCGAGTGGGTTGATATCACACATCTGTCCGATGAATCTCCGGAATATATCCGGTTTACCGGAACCTATATTGGTCTTTGTGTGCAGGATCTTGCCGGAACCCGGAAACATGCCGATTTTGATTATTTTATGTACAAGGAAACATAG
- a CDS encoding MFS transporter produces the protein MSKIMHSKHFKYIVLTLLFLGWCLGNLDRFVINYAIVGITQDLGLSASAQGIILSSFFLGYAIMQIPGGALADRFGYRKVILVSLFSWSIFTILTGSAWSLISLIFVRFLFGIGEGSFFPSGSKAIATNFPLNQRSGAMSIMLASAAIMGVVTPILTGHALVTIGWRNLFYIIGAVGILITALMFFLLKEPVKPALSASGSGQQPKTSLKTVLKTPMIWNLFISYFSIYAVNWGLQSWMPTYMVNVRGLDMTQMGLLAAIPAFVSIFTMILSGYVLDRIPAGKDRIIASVFGVLVALFLYLMGSAGSITTFITYMTIVTAMAGFISTLIISKSLKTMPESVVATANGFINTGAQLAGFLTPMLIGFLVQASGGSYTTAFIMLIAFALICSITLMFSRRSNSDQDHTTELQANAV, from the coding sequence ATGTCTAAAATCATGCACAGTAAACACTTCAAGTACATTGTTCTCACTCTCTTGTTTCTCGGCTGGTGTCTTGGCAACCTGGACCGCTTCGTCATCAACTATGCCATTGTCGGCATTACACAGGATCTGGGCCTGAGTGCATCTGCCCAAGGAATCATCCTCAGCAGCTTTTTTCTCGGATATGCCATTATGCAAATTCCAGGCGGAGCACTTGCCGACCGTTTCGGTTATCGCAAAGTTATTCTCGTTTCCTTATTCTCGTGGTCCATATTCACTATTCTGACGGGTTCTGCCTGGTCGTTAATCTCTCTCATCTTTGTTCGTTTCCTGTTTGGTATCGGCGAAGGCAGCTTCTTCCCTTCCGGTTCCAAGGCCATCGCTACGAACTTTCCCTTGAATCAGCGCAGTGGAGCCATGTCGATTATGCTGGCATCCGCAGCCATTATGGGTGTTGTCACTCCAATTCTTACCGGACATGCTCTTGTGACCATTGGCTGGCGCAACCTGTTCTACATTATTGGTGCGGTGGGCATCCTCATCACAGCCTTGATGTTCTTTTTATTAAAAGAACCCGTCAAGCCTGCACTCTCGGCCTCCGGCTCTGGCCAACAACCCAAAACATCACTTAAAACTGTCCTCAAGACACCCATGATCTGGAATTTGTTCATCAGCTACTTCAGCATTTATGCAGTGAACTGGGGGCTGCAATCCTGGATGCCGACATACATGGTCAATGTCCGAGGACTGGATATGACTCAAATGGGTCTGCTCGCCGCTATTCCGGCTTTTGTCAGCATATTCACCATGATTCTCAGTGGCTATGTGCTTGACCGCATTCCCGCTGGCAAAGATCGAATCATCGCTTCGGTGTTCGGTGTACTTGTGGCCTTGTTCCTGTATCTGATGGGCTCCGCGGGCAGCATCACCACATTCATTACCTATATGACGATCGTTACGGCAATGGCCGGATTTATCTCGACTCTGATCATTTCCAAGTCACTCAAAACGATGCCCGAATCTGTCGTTGCGACAGCCAATGGATTCATTAACACAGGTGCTCAGCTTGCAGGTTTCCTGACCCCGATGTTAATCGGATTCCTGGTTCAAGCCTCCGGCGGATCTTATACCACAGCCTTTATCATGCTGATCGCTTTTGCTTTGATCTGCTCCATTACCCTGATGTTCTCCAGACGTTCGAATTCGGATCAGGATCACACGACTGAATTGCAAGCAAACGCAGTTTAA
- the sdaAA gene encoding L-serine ammonia-lyase, iron-sulfur-dependent, subunit alpha, whose amino-acid sequence MNFRTLKQLAELAETRNLTLGQLMLEEQCHETGEDKDTVFTQMQAYYEIMKSAVHQGLHTDTTSKSGLTGGDARKLMAYRTEGQSLLGDHASLSMSYALAVSEVNASMGRIIATPTAGSCGIIPGVFISSQERFAWTDEQMVYGLFASGAIGYVIANNSFISGAEGGCQAEVGSAIGMAAGALVDIRGGSPSQAIHAVGLALKNTLGLICDPVAGLVEIPCIVRNGFGAITALGAADMALAGVRSIIPSDEVVQVMLEVGSAMPESLRETAGGGLAQTPTGRKITSDLQHK is encoded by the coding sequence ATGAATTTCCGAACGTTAAAACAACTTGCCGAACTGGCGGAGACCCGCAACCTTACCCTCGGTCAGCTTATGCTGGAAGAGCAATGTCATGAAACGGGCGAAGACAAGGATACTGTCTTCACCCAAATGCAAGCGTATTATGAAATTATGAAAAGTGCAGTGCATCAAGGTCTTCACACCGATACAACTTCCAAAAGCGGCCTGACTGGCGGGGATGCCCGCAAACTTATGGCTTACCGTACAGAGGGGCAATCCTTGCTTGGCGACCATGCCAGTCTGTCGATGAGTTACGCACTTGCGGTATCCGAGGTCAATGCCTCAATGGGTCGCATTATCGCTACACCGACGGCGGGTTCCTGCGGCATCATCCCCGGGGTATTTATTAGCAGTCAGGAGCGGTTTGCATGGACGGATGAACAAATGGTCTATGGCCTGTTTGCTTCGGGAGCCATTGGTTACGTCATCGCGAACAACTCGTTCATCTCTGGTGCGGAAGGGGGTTGTCAAGCAGAAGTGGGTTCTGCCATTGGCATGGCAGCCGGCGCGTTGGTGGATATCCGTGGTGGGTCCCCTTCTCAGGCGATTCATGCTGTCGGACTTGCTCTGAAGAACACCCTTGGCCTGATCTGTGATCCGGTAGCCGGATTGGTTGAAATCCCTTGTATTGTTCGCAATGGATTCGGGGCGATTACAGCTCTGGGAGCAGCGGATATGGCACTTGCCGGAGTACGCAGTATCATCCCTTCGGATGAAGTAGTACAGGTTATGCTGGAGGTCGGATCAGCCATGCCCGAATCCCTTCGCGAAACAGCCGGCGGCGGCCTCGCTCAGACACCAACGGGACGCAAAATCACAAGCGATTTACAGCATAAATAA
- a CDS encoding helix-turn-helix domain-containing protein: MNGILHKIMQERLGNCDYEAWISSNWADWVLIEAIGRRESTSPSFVEQLPLQHPKVEKESEDVVLVFLPYNNNVCVAIRVFKYCEFSAEDLVTLSSLLYPYYTEAVANKNERALNEIMNSIRDVTQLLDLNELLGRILVSALSVIPYECIGVLWRYDPAIDALTVKARAGEMGEGMLRMKLKPGEGIIGNTFKRGTPKLYNGLSSVEDDFGNMTMDNKYHLNSAYNFQNIGSIISVPIKVEGQSDCVLIVYQKGRVPLFTESDVRLLQSFADQVSIAITNAKLYENLSKQNAALMRRDEIHSSLMRLSLQNKGAVSIINELARVIGVPMTFVDFIDNEWIPKRSKVMNGWTTESLRNLYESLHHPDYLTCIEGEAGRPYQYLYPIASANQCLGYLIIQMNTALEPLQLIALEQGSSILALELMRKQSLAEFYFKKTQQFFNDLRLSQDLEDYWQKSGEIGIVPSTSIVVGLLEFAERVNPSTLSTLSIQLVAYLREKMPAGAMPIAFGNERRITVLLVLTESYKPGKLEQQFSALLPEWEQRNHVKLLGGLSSVRSGADAINTGYQEADKALAYQKTRGEQGTIRYTDIGVNRLFIRQPTEDLNAFMAEIFEPLRPAKGQTGGLEETLMTYMACGGSAVQAAAALHIHINTLYQRIHKIEEILGMSLSNQEHLLHLQLACYLRQTYRSIPR, from the coding sequence TTGAATGGAATCTTACATAAAATCATGCAAGAACGTCTGGGGAACTGCGATTATGAGGCATGGATCAGCAGCAATTGGGCCGATTGGGTACTGATCGAAGCGATAGGCAGAAGAGAAAGTACATCGCCTTCTTTTGTAGAACAGCTTCCATTGCAACATCCCAAAGTAGAGAAGGAATCCGAAGATGTTGTGTTAGTTTTCCTTCCATACAATAACAATGTATGTGTGGCTATCCGGGTTTTTAAGTATTGTGAATTCTCTGCGGAAGATTTGGTCACACTGTCGTCTTTGCTCTACCCGTACTATACGGAAGCTGTGGCAAACAAGAATGAACGTGCTTTGAATGAAATCATGAACAGCATTAGGGACGTGACTCAACTTCTGGATCTGAACGAGTTGCTTGGACGGATTCTGGTAAGTGCGCTATCGGTTATCCCTTATGAATGCATTGGTGTGTTGTGGAGGTATGACCCTGCAATCGACGCATTGACGGTGAAGGCAAGAGCAGGGGAGATGGGTGAAGGCATGCTGAGAATGAAACTGAAGCCAGGTGAAGGGATCATTGGGAACACCTTTAAGCGAGGTACACCGAAACTCTACAACGGTTTATCTTCAGTAGAAGATGATTTTGGCAACATGACAATGGACAACAAATATCATCTGAATTCGGCGTACAATTTTCAAAATATAGGTTCAATCATTTCGGTGCCGATCAAGGTGGAAGGCCAATCAGATTGTGTGTTAATCGTTTATCAAAAAGGGAGAGTCCCCTTATTCACAGAATCGGATGTGCGGCTGCTGCAAAGTTTTGCCGATCAGGTCTCGATTGCGATCACGAATGCCAAACTGTACGAGAATCTGAGCAAACAGAACGCTGCACTCATGAGACGGGATGAGATTCACTCCTCGCTGATGCGGCTTTCGCTGCAAAATAAGGGAGCGGTATCGATTATTAACGAATTGGCGCGTGTGATTGGCGTACCAATGACCTTTGTGGATTTTATCGACAACGAATGGATTCCGAAACGAAGCAAAGTCATGAATGGCTGGACTACGGAAAGTCTTCGCAACTTGTACGAATCCTTGCACCATCCGGATTATCTGACGTGTATCGAGGGAGAAGCAGGCAGGCCGTATCAATATCTGTATCCCATTGCTTCAGCCAATCAGTGCCTGGGTTATCTCATTATCCAGATGAACACAGCACTGGAGCCATTGCAGTTGATTGCGCTGGAGCAGGGAAGCTCTATTCTGGCTCTGGAATTGATGCGCAAACAGTCCTTAGCCGAATTTTATTTTAAGAAAACACAGCAATTTTTCAATGATCTGAGGCTCAGTCAGGATTTGGAGGATTACTGGCAAAAGTCGGGGGAGATTGGAATCGTTCCTTCAACCTCCATCGTGGTGGGACTGCTGGAGTTTGCGGAGCGGGTCAACCCTTCTACACTTAGCACGTTGTCAATTCAATTGGTAGCGTATCTGAGAGAGAAAATGCCAGCAGGGGCGATGCCCATTGCATTTGGCAACGAAAGACGAATTACAGTGCTGCTTGTGCTGACTGAATCGTACAAGCCCGGCAAGCTGGAACAACAGTTCAGCGCATTGCTGCCGGAATGGGAGCAACGTAATCACGTGAAATTGTTGGGGGGATTAAGTTCCGTGCGTTCTGGAGCCGATGCCATTAATACGGGATACCAGGAAGCGGACAAGGCGCTTGCATATCAGAAGACAAGGGGAGAACAGGGCACGATCCGATATACGGATATTGGTGTTAACCGGTTATTTATCCGGCAACCGACTGAGGATTTGAATGCATTTATGGCAGAGATCTTTGAGCCGCTTCGGCCTGCCAAAGGACAGACCGGCGGACTAGAGGAAACCCTCATGACATATATGGCGTGCGGGGGTTCTGCAGTTCAAGCTGCGGCAGCACTTCATATTCATATCAATACGTTATACCAGCGCATTCATAAAATCGAAGAGATTCTGGGCATGTCCCTGAGTAATCAGGAGCATCTGCTCCATCTGCAACTGGCCTGTTATCTTCGGCAGACCTATCGTTCGATACCCAGATGA
- a CDS encoding SH3 domain-containing protein yields MKLYKVIEPHNSNYPDPIVLAKGDSILYGREDTEFPNWIFCESVRTQKSGWVPKQILSTPNEEHIATALSDYSAHELTVKPGIVVTKEFELNEWSFVYTAEGEKGWLPNKVLTPSE; encoded by the coding sequence ATGAAATTGTATAAAGTTATTGAACCCCATAATTCAAACTATCCTGATCCCATTGTTTTAGCTAAAGGAGATTCAATCCTGTATGGGAGAGAAGATACTGAATTTCCAAACTGGATCTTCTGTGAATCTGTCCGTACCCAAAAAAGCGGATGGGTACCGAAACAAATATTAAGCACCCCGAATGAAGAACATATCGCGACGGCATTATCAGACTATTCTGCACACGAATTAACCGTAAAACCCGGTATCGTCGTTACAAAAGAATTCGAACTAAATGAATGGAGTTTTGTTTATACCGCAGAGGGGGAGAAGGGCTGGTTGCCAAACAAGGTATTGACTCCATCGGAATAA
- a CDS encoding SDR family NAD(P)-dependent oxidoreductase, with amino-acid sequence MGKLQDKVAIITGGASGIGAATARLFVSEGAKVVLVDLNEEKGKAFEQELKALNAEALFIKANITSEEEVTGIFKQTVDVFGQVDIVFNNAGIGRVHPTHELDYAEWRNTVNVDLDGVFLVARESIREMLKIGGGTIVNTASMYGWVGSPGSAAYNAAKGGVVNLTRSLALEYAEQNIRVNSLCPGFIDTPIIPEESKQALSALTPMKRLGQAEEMAKAVLFLASDDSSYMTGNSLIIDGGYTAQ; translated from the coding sequence ATGGGCAAACTACAGGATAAAGTAGCAATTATTACAGGAGGAGCATCCGGAATCGGCGCAGCGACAGCTCGTCTGTTCGTTTCCGAGGGTGCCAAAGTGGTTTTGGTCGATCTGAATGAAGAAAAAGGCAAGGCGTTCGAGCAGGAACTGAAAGCGCTTAATGCGGAAGCTCTCTTTATCAAAGCAAACATCACAAGTGAAGAAGAGGTTACCGGGATTTTCAAACAAACCGTAGACGTGTTCGGACAAGTGGATATCGTATTCAACAATGCGGGAATCGGACGAGTTCATCCAACACATGAGCTTGACTACGCCGAATGGCGTAATACGGTGAATGTTGATCTGGACGGCGTTTTCCTGGTTGCACGGGAATCGATTCGCGAGATGCTGAAAATTGGCGGAGGCACAATCGTCAACACGGCGTCCATGTACGGATGGGTTGGTTCGCCTGGTTCAGCAGCCTACAATGCAGCCAAAGGTGGCGTTGTGAACCTGACTCGCTCGCTGGCGCTGGAATATGCTGAGCAGAATATTCGGGTGAACTCGCTATGCCCAGGCTTCATCGACACACCAATTATCCCGGAAGAAAGCAAACAAGCCCTCTCTGCATTAACACCGATGAAACGTCTGGGTCAGGCAGAAGAAATGGCGAAAGCTGTTCTATTCCTGGCTAGCGACGATTCTTCATACATGACAGGTAATAGCCTGATCATAGATGGTGGATACACTGCACAATAA
- a CDS encoding TetR/AcrR family transcriptional regulator, which yields MNNELIVTAQHRNRTKEHLKTALIQLIKKKGFHGVSVKDIVDQAGYNRSTFYLHYQDKYILAEELLSTTLQGLRGAVGRPYWHGQKVSTYKLDAESFQIVDYIYENRDFFELIQYDDTLPGLHTGFPQTILKIYQEQFVFETINNAPVNMDYFKYYTAYGFFGLLNNWILSGYHESRDVFIKNVIELTKTHIHSFHYVGETFDT from the coding sequence ATGAATAATGAACTTATTGTGACAGCTCAACATCGTAATCGAACGAAGGAACACCTCAAAACCGCTTTGATTCAGCTCATCAAGAAAAAAGGATTTCATGGCGTGTCTGTCAAGGATATCGTTGATCAGGCGGGTTACAATCGCAGCACGTTTTATCTGCACTACCAGGACAAATATATTCTCGCCGAAGAATTGTTGAGTACGACACTTCAAGGATTAAGGGGGGCAGTAGGTAGACCCTATTGGCACGGTCAGAAGGTTTCAACATACAAGCTTGATGCTGAATCTTTTCAAATCGTGGATTATATCTACGAAAACCGTGACTTCTTCGAACTGATTCAATACGATGACACGTTACCCGGTCTACATACAGGTTTCCCCCAAACCATACTCAAAATCTATCAGGAACAGTTTGTCTTTGAGACGATCAATAACGCCCCGGTGAACATGGACTATTTCAAGTACTATACCGCCTACGGTTTTTTTGGACTATTGAATAATTGGATATTAAGCGGATATCATGAATCACGTGATGTTTTTATCAAGAATGTGATCGAACTGACCAAAACGCATATTCACTCGTTTCATTATGTGGGTGAGACGTTTGATACATGA